A window of the Candida orthopsilosis Co 90-125, chromosome 1 draft sequence genome harbors these coding sequences:
- a CDS encoding Rod1 protein, with amino-acid sequence MLKKQYNTSKSTSLFQIRLKNLEHDVLVLKGSPHEAASALLSGNIALSVNEPITIKKVTLRLYATLKLRADLTSASSAAAGTSRKLLNFSKKVYEYDWDSNEFNQYFDHMYENNSSSTPQLSKNNSSTSLKNLRSRSGLNLAQLSQSSHSLLSSQSNSSTNVSRTAVSGGTTNHVLVQGNYEIPFSAILPGDMPESIEGLPGCSSVYKLEATIDRGKFHSTLVTKKHLRVVRTLTTDAVELSETIAVDNTWPKKVEYSLSCPTRALAIGSGTPISMMLVPLLKGLTLGDIKIQLVEFYSYVGNVPPMHQAERVIASKKIPKPDPDAFNMDKWEIETFLRIPASLSKCCQDVDLQSHVKVRHKLKFGIGLVNPDNHVSELRASLPVQLFISPFVTVSSKHDVDSAIPNENNEEDILFTSDSYDQLSGLDSRANNSAANSASNSHTSLTGLVAPPVYDQHIYDRLWSDVSPIETPLTSGASTPRSRGGGYYGGDVGQFAMSPLDSNALSENLRQLSLQRQAQEAESHSQSSRNGRATFNLDDEESQQYSTPHSLSGNDYFSRGPGSVPRNRSFLQDHIMTPPVHLSRVNSDANVLSSSDLSRVPSYSQAMKSAASGDDDVSPAYAPPSPDSHINLQEVNRNLLQNNQSSLLRPNLPQRGPSARKSGSRSSSNNTSPSVSRNVSSTSLSNLIPSRKSSNNLAASAGGNGSHLTPLRAAGGTNGVGSSSNSPSTSPVNVRGPSPNLASEASSVSNLSRSASDRRSGVPMRTSSSLSLHNLHFLSKKKDKK; translated from the coding sequence atgttgaagaaacagTACAATACATCCAAGTCGACATCATTGTTCCAAATcagattgaaaaatctaGAACATGACGTGCTTGTGTTGAAGGGAAGTCCACACGAAGCTGCATCAGCATTGTTATCAGGAAACATTGCATTATCAGTCAATGAACCAATCACGATAAAAAAAGTCACTCTTCGACTCTATGCAACTTTAAAGTTGCGCGCTGATTTAACATCTGCATCATCTGCCGCTGCTGGAACTAGTcggaaattgttgaatttctCTAAAAAGGTTTATGAATATGACTGGGACTCGAATGAATTCAATCAGTACTTTGATCATATGTATGAGAATAATTCAAGCTCGACCCCACAATTGTCCAAAAATAACTCCTCCACATCACTCAAAAACTTGAGGTCGAGAAGTGGATTGAATTTGGCACAATTATCACAATCAAGTCACAGTTTATTGTCGAGTCAAAGCAATAGTTCAACCAACGTATCAAGAACTGCTGTTTCTGGTGGCACTACTAATCACGTATTGGTGCAAGGCAACTATGAAATACCATTTAGTGCCATTTTACCAGGAGATATGCCggaatcaattgaaggatTACCAGGTTGTTCATCTGTTTATAAACTCGAAGCAACTATCGACCGAGGCAAGTTCCATAGTACATTGGTGACAAAGAAACATCTTCGTGTGGTAAGAACATTAACTACCGATGCAGTTGAATTATCAGAAACCATTGCTGTTGATAATACCTGGCCGAAGAAGGTCGAATATTCACTCAGTTGTCCTACACGTGCCTTGGCTATTGGAAGTGGAACTCCGATTAGCATGATGCTTGTTCCATTACTAAAAGGGTTGACTTTGGGAGATATAAAAATCCAATTGGTTGAGTTTTATTCCTATGTGGGAAATGTACCGCCAATGCATCAAGCTGAAAGAGTCATTGCCTCCAAGAAGATTCCAAAACCAGACCCAGATGCATTCAATATGGATAAAtgggaaattgaaacattttTACGAATCCCAGCAAGTTTATCCAAATGTTGTcaagatgttgatttaCAACTGCACGTAAAAGTAAGgcacaaattgaaatttggtaTTGGGTTAGTGAATCCTGACAATCATGTTTCCGAATTGAGGGCATCATTACCGGtgcaattgtttatttccCCGTTTGTTACTGTTAGTTCTAAACATGATGTTGACTCTGCTATTccaaatgaaaacaatgaGGAGGATATTTTGTTCACTAGCGATTCGTATGATCAATTAAGTGGACTTGATAGTAGAGCCAATAACAGTGCTGCAAATTCTGCTAGCAATTCTCATACATCACTTACTGGATTGGTGGCACCACCGGTGTACGATCAACACATTTATGATCGATTGTGGTCAGATGTGTCTCCAATTGAAACTCCATTGACATCGGGAGCCTCAACTCCAAGAAGCAGAGGCGGTGGCTACTACGGTGGAGATGTTGGTCAGTTTGCAATGTCGCCCTTGGATTCGAATGCATTGAGTGAGAACTTGAGACAATTGAGTCTACAAAGGCAAGCTCAAGAAGCTGAGTCACATTCACAAAGTTCCAGAAATGGTAGAGCCACTTTTAATTTAGATGACGAAGAATCACAACAGTATTCAACTCCTCATTCATTATCAGGTAATGATTATTTCAGTCGTGGACCTGGTCTGGTCCCAAGAAACCGCAGTTTCTTACAAGACCATATAATGACACCTCCTGTACATCTATCAAGGGTCAACTCAGATGCGAATGTGCTCAGCAGTAGTGACTTATCGCGAGTACCTTCCTATAGTCAAGCTATGAAGAGTGCTGCTTCGGGCGATGATGACGTATCTCCTGCATATGCACCACCATCTCCAGATTCCCACATCAATTTACAAGAAGTGAATAGAAATTTGTTGCAGAATAATCAATCATCATTACTTCGTCCAAATTTACCACAAAGAGGCCCTAGCGCACGCAAGTCGGGTTCTCgttcatcttcaaacaatacaTCTCCATCAGTTTCACGAAATGTGTCATCAACcagtttatcaaatttgatccCATCGCGTAAGTCATCGAACAATTTAGCTGCCTCAGCAGGAGGTAATGGATCACATTTGACTCCATTGCGAGCAGCAGGAGGAACCAATGGTGTTGGATCATCGAGTAACTCCCCATCAACGAGCCCCGTGAATGTACGAGGACCGAGCCCTAATCTTGCTAGTGAAGCATCGAGTGTTAGTAATTTATCACGTAGCGCTTCCGATAGGCGTTCTGGTGTTCCAATGAGAACTTCATCAAGTTTGAGTTTACATAATTTGCATTTCTTGTCGAAAAAGAAGGACAAGAAATGA
- a CDS encoding Cmc4 protein (S. cerevisiae homolog CMC4 to mitochondrial intermembrane space), producing the protein MSESCETDLSQTCKAKACAIQDCLLANGYNESKCTKYIDDLYKCCKEFYEEHGRDAKSVCCPKFNLLQLKLEQRSLGKIDADMIKQGRA; encoded by the coding sequence ATGTCCGAAAGCTGTGAAACAGACTTGTCACAAACGTGCAAAGCAAAAGCTTGCGCAATTCAAGATTGCCTTCTAGCTAATGGCTACAACGAATCTAAATGCACAAAGTACATCGACGATCTATATAAATGTTGCAAGGAATTCTACGAAGAACATGGTCGTGACGCCAAGAGCGTTTGCTGTCCGAAATTCAACTtattacaattgaaattggaacaaCGGTCATTGGGCAAAATCGATGCCGATATGATCAAACAGGGAAGAGCATAG
- a CDS encoding negative regulator of exit from mitosis, which produces MSYNPTEPLPYDSSDNCPIYNPFASSSANDEEESARETSPLKKARRVVSSNSLSAFLQRTKRERIGNRSRRSSRWLKGDDVDSNHSVGDVCNSSFASSPSSSDLESLPDLTDDDADTPETTPVKPIHKFTFLDTVSPRGKLFFDDGFTIQQQPQTQSPTIHKQTKVSIFDVPELVHRILLFVEAQNDHQPHEVTSIRRKPLSYNHALLIYGDKESAQQAMAEDGEKHQQQYNNSTNPLFNCLLVNKLFNRITRELLAKKFYFSNDIQFNKYVTTTTTTATPINFQPQSFNLHKLFHSNSSLFNKAITNINFHNLTSFELFMCPKIYPSWDIFQSCGSKLQKLIVTGSKTIDDNFCYMISQYCQNLTCLDLRACELITDSGLYHIFRSNHNLQVVNVGRKNKGHLITNTSIAVLIKNNCHLHTLGLAGTYISDVVLWQIGHTLKQISRLSLNNCPRLTNSGVASVLNQSRFFPHLIVLELRFNLQLTDLTSLIHFKNRKNYQYYHQKNHNGDPCGELLLIELCETLMYRMRRQELDLDKLISNKIMNDILYWINDQWENDGDLPYMELLNSRKRKRQ; this is translated from the coding sequence ATGAGTTATAACCCAACTGAGCCATTACCTTATGATTCATCCGATAATTGTCCTATATATAATCCCTTTGCATCATCAAGTGCCaacgatgaagaagagagCGCCAGAGAAACTTCACCATTGAAGAAAGCTAGAAGAGTTGTATCGTCAAATTCCTTATCGGCATTTCTACAAAGAACCAAAAGggaaagaattggaaacaGAAGCAGAAGATCAAGTCGATGGTTGAAAGGAGATGACGTGGATAGTAATCATAGTGTGGGGGATGTTTGTAATTCATCCTTTGCATCATCCCCATCATCTtctgatttggaaagtttaCCGGATTtaactgatgatgatgctgataCTCCAGAAACAACTCCAGTGAAACCAATTCATAAATTTACATTCCTAGATACTGTTTCACCCAGAGGGAAGCTCTTCTTTGATGACGGTTTCACCATCCAACAGCAACCACAGACACAATCACCTACAATACACAAGCAGACTAAAGTTTCCATATTTGATGTTCCTGAACTCGTTCATCGTATACTCTTGTTTGTGGAAGCACAAAACGATCATCAGCCTCATGAAGTCACCTCTATTCGAAGAAAACCATTGAGTTATAATCAtgcattgttgatttacGGGGATAAAGAGCTGGCTCAACAAGCAATGGCTGAAGATGGTGAGaagcatcaacaacaatacaacaactCTACCAACCCTTTATTCAACTGTCTTCTTGTTAATAAACTATTCAATAGAATCACTCGAGAGCTACTTGCTAAGAAGTTCTACTTTTCCAACgatattcaatttaacaaatacgtcaccaccaccaccacaacagcTACCCCAATCAACTTTCAACCACAGCTGTTTAATCTTCATAAATTATTCCATAGCAACCTGTCCCTATTCAACAAGGCAATAACCAATATTAATTTTCATAACCTCacttcatttgaattatttATGTGTCCCAAAATATATCCATCATGGgatatttttcaatcatgTGGAtcaaaattacaaaaattaATAGTCACCGGATCCAAAACAATTGACGATAACTTTTGCTACATGATTAGTCAATATTGTCAAAACCTCACTTGTTTGGACTTGCGTGCTTGTGAATTAATTACTGATTCTGGACTATATCACATCTTCAGGAGCAACCACAACTTACAAGTGGTCAATGTTGGTCGTAAAAATAAAGGTCATTTGATTACCAATACTTCAATTGCAGTTTTAATTAAAAACAATTGTCATTTGCATACATTAGGACTTGCTGGTACATATATATCTGATGTTGTGTTGTGGCAAATTGGTCAtactttgaaacaaatctCGCGATTGtcattaaacaattgtcCTAGGTTGACAAACTCCGGAGTTGCTAGTGTCCTAAATCAATCTCGGTTTTTTCCTCATTTGATAGTATTGGAATTGAGATttaatttacaattgaCTGACTTAACAagtttgattcattttAAAAATAGAAAGAATTATCAATACtatcatcaaaaaaacCACAATGGTGATCCTTGTGGAGAGTTGTTGCTAATTGAGTTATGTGAAACTCTTATGTATAGAATGAGACGTCAAGAATTGGATTTAGATAAGCTTATATCCAATAAGATCATGAATGATATCTTGTATTGGATCAACGATCAATGGGAAAACGATGGTGATTTACCATATATGGAGTTATTAAATAGCAGAAAGAGAAAGCGTCAATAG